The window CCGGACGACTCACGGACGGCAATCAAACTGGAGTTCCTCAACTACGCCGGCCCCGCACCCGCCGACGTGGCCCTCGGTGCGGACACCTTCGGCGACGAGTTGCTGGAGGAGATTCGCGGCGCGTACGGGACCCACGTCGCGATGGGTGCGCTCGTCGAGCAGTTGCCGCGGCGCGAGAACCGCATCCGCCTCGACCCCTCGCGCACAGACGACCACGGCAACCCCGTCCCCGACGTGGTGTGGGGCCTCGACGCGAAGACCCGCGCGACCATCGAACGCGCGAACGAGATACAGCGCGACGTGTTGGAGGAGATGGGCGTCGACATCGGGTGGACCGTCGGCCCCGACAACACCGGCCCGGCGTACCACCACATGGGCACGACGCGAATGGGGACAGACCCCACCGACAGCGTCGTCGACCCGCAGTTGCGCACCCACGACCTCGGCAACCTCACGCTCGCGGGGAGTTCCGTATTCGTCACCGGCGGCGCGATGAACCCCACGCTCACCATCGCGGCGCTGTCGCTGAAAGCGGCCGACCACGTCGCCGAACGCCTCTGAGGTGACGACAGGCACAAGAGATTTTTCCGACACGTGCGGGAGTGAGGACGATGCCCTCCAGACGCCGGTACCTCGCGACCCTCGGCGCGGGCGCAGTCGCCGGGTTCGCCGGGTGTTCAGACGTCGTCGGTCGCCCTGCCGCGTCTGACCCGCCGGCCCCCGAGACACCGCCGCTCGACGCTGAAAGACAGATCTACGGCTCTGACGGGAGGTGGTCGAGTTTCGGCTGCAACGCCAGCAACACCCGTAGTGTCCACGGCATCCACGCGGGGGAAGCGCCCGTCGACGGCGTCAGCGAGGACTGGCGTGTGTCGGTTCCGGGCCTCCAGCGACGCGCACCCGTCGTCGCCGACGGGACGGTGTACCTCCCCGGACGCGACGCCGTGCGGGCGTACGACGCCGCCGACGGGAGCGAACTGTGGCGCGCCGAGGGCGTGCGTGACCACCCGGTCGTGCGGGGTGACACTGCCTTCGTCGCCGACAGCCTCGACCGGGCGGTCCGTGCGCTCGACGCCGACACCGGCGAGGAGCGCTGGTCAGTCTCGGTCGACGCGCCACCCGTCGGCCCGACGCAGTACCCCGGGCAACCGCTCGTCGTCGGCGCAGGGGAGACGGTCCACGCACTTGACCCGGCGTCCGGCGACGAGGTGTGGTCTCGACAGGTGTTTGGCTCAGTGCTCGCGAGTCCGCCAGTGTGGCGGGGACACACCGTCGCCGTCGCGACCGAGGCAGGAGAGGTGTCGCTCCTCCGCCTGTCCGACGGGCAGGGGGTGTGGCGCTATCGCCTGCCAGCGCGGCCGACGTGCCCGCCGTCTGCCGACAGTGACTCGGTGTACGTCACCTGTCTGGACGGGGCGACCTACGCCCTCGGCGACGACGGCAACCCGGCGAGCGACCCGTACTGGAGCGTCGACACCGGATGGACGCGTCTCGGACTCGGCGTAGACTCGGGGCTGGTGTTCGCCGGGTCGACGCAGGGACTCCACGCTCTCGATGCCGAGTCGGGTGACAAACGGTGGACTCACGACATCGGCGACTGGGAGGTGACTGCGCCGGCTATCGGCCGCGACACGCTGTTCGTCGGTGGCGACCGCCTGTGGGCGCTGGACCCGACGGAGGGAGGGGGCGACGCCGGCCCACCGGTCCGCTTTGAACGGTCGTTCGACGGCCGCGTCGGTCCCGGCCCAGTCCTCGACGACGGCACCCTGTACGTCGTCGCAGAGACCGGCGCGGAGTCGACGCACCTGGTGGCGCTGTCGTAGTCTCGGCACTCGATTTTGGTCAGCGACGAGGGGCGACGCGGAGAGTTTTGGGCCACCGAAAAATCGACACCCTTTAGGTCGGCCTAATCGGTATGTGAGAACGAATGAGTACACGACAGGATACCTGCGTCGTCATCCCGACGATTCGGGAGTACGAGTGCCTTCGTGCGTACGTGGAGAACGCACGCAACCACGGCTTCGACACCGACCGGTTGTTCTTCGTCCTCGTCACCGAGGACTTCTGCGACACCGACGCGATGGAAGCGATGCTCGACGAGGAGGACGTCGACGGCGTCGTCTTCGACGGCAGCGCACGCGAGGCGTGGTTCGCCGACCACGACGCCGCGGAGTTCGACCACATCGTGCCCGCCGCGAGTCACGCACAGACCTCCTTCGGTCTGCTGTATATGTGGGCGCACGACCGCTTCGAGTACGGCGTGTTCATCGACGACGACACGCTCCCGCACGACGACGAGGACTTCTTCGGCACCCACATGGACAACCTCAATTACGAGGGTGCGGTCGAATCCGTCAGTTCCGACGAGTCGTGGGTGAACGTCCTCTACCAGAGCGACACGGATCTGTACCCACGCGGCTATCCGTACGCCGCGATGGAGGAAACGGTCGAGACGGACACCGAACACGTCGACGACGTCGTCGCCTCGCAGGGCCTGTGGACGAACGTGCCGGACCTCGACGCCGTCCGCATCCTGATGGACGGCGACCTGCAGGGCCAGGCGCAGACCCTGACGGAGTCCTCCCACTTCAAGCGCGACTTCGTCGCCGAGGAGGGCCAGTACCTCACCGTCTGCTCGATGAACCTCGCGTTCCGTCGGGAAATCATCCCCGCGTTCTACCAACTGCCGATGGACGACAACGAGTGGGACGTCGGCCGCTTCGACGACATCTGGTCGGGGCTGTTCCTCAAGCGTGCCGCGGACGTCCTCGACAAGCAGGTGTACAACGGCGGTCCCCTCTGTGAACACAACAAGGCGCCGCGCTCGACGTTCGACGACCTCGCCAACGAGGTTGCGGGCCTCGAACTCAACGAACACGTCTGGGAAGTGCTCGACGAGGTTGCACACGACGCCGACTCCTTCGAGGCGGCGTTCGCGGAGATGGCCGACGCCCTCGCGGAGGGCGATTTCGAAGAATGGAACAACGGCGCCTTCCTCAACCACTGTGGAGAGTATATGCGCGACTGGCTGACCTGTCTCGACCGTGTCGAAGGCGCAGGGACCCGTGCGAAGGCCGCCGAGTCCGCGGAGGTGCCCGCCGATGACTGACGAGCGACGCACCTACCGACGGCGGAAGGTACTCGCGAGCCTCGGCGTCGCTGGTGCGGCCGGCCTCGCCGGGTGTAACGGTGTCCTCGGCGGCGGCGAGGAGACGAGCAGCGGCGGTGGCGGCGGTGGTGGCGGCACTGGCAGCGACAGCGGTGAGGACGCCATCGGCGCGGCCTTCGAGGAGTTCCGTGGCTCCGGTCCGCTCGCACAGGGGCGCTCCGACGTCGGCGGGACCCGCATCGAGGACCTGCCGAACCTCAGCGGCAGCCTCACCATCTACCTCGGCGGCGGCGAGGGTGGCCTCTACCGCGACCTGTTGGCGAAGTTCGGGCAGATCTACCCGGACTTCGAGTACCAGGTGCGGGAGGCCGGGACCGCAGACGCGGCGAACACCATCATCAGCGAGGGCGCGGCGACGCCGGCGGACGTGTTCTGGTCGGTCGACGCCGGGTCGCTCGCAGCGGTCGCCAACGAGGGGCTGACCGCGGGGCTGCCCGCGGAGGTCATCGACCCCGTCCCCGAGGAGTTCCACCCCGACGACCAGTGGGTCGGCGTCGCCGGCCGTGCACGCGCCATCCCGTACAACACGGCGGAACTCTCGGAGGACGACGTTCCCGACAGCGTGATGGACTTCCCCGAGTCGCAGGCGCTCGCGAACGCCGTCGGCTGGGCACCCACCTACGGCGCGTTCCAGTCGTTCGTCACCGCGATGCGACTCATCGAGGGCGAGGACGACACTCGGGCGTGGCTCCAGGGGATGCTCGACGCCGGCGTGACGGAGTTCAGCAACGAGTTCCTCGTCTCGAACGCCGTCGCCGACGGGGCGCTCAACGCTGGCTTCGCCAACCACTACTACGCGCTGCGCGTACAGGCCGCCCGGCCGAACGCGCCGCTCGACTTAGCGTTCACCAGCGGCGACGCCGGCGCCCTGATCAACGCCGCCGGCGCACAGGTGCTGTCGGCGAGTCAGAACCAGGAGTTGGCGTTCACCTTCCTCCGCCACCTGCTGTCGGCGGAGGCGCAGGAGTTCTTCGCCACGCGGACGTACGCGTACCCGATGGTCGAGGACATCGCCCCGGTCGGCGGACTGCCGCCGGTCGGCGAACTGAACCCGCCGAGCATCGACCTCAACGAACTCTCGAACATCCAGCCGACGCTGGAACTGATGCGCGAGGTGGGCGTGCTGTGAGGGAGGCGATCTGAGGTGGCCCCTGGCGAGGGGTTCGGGCGGGTCCGCGGAATCGTCGGATCGGACGACGACGAGCCTGGGGTCGCGGTCGTGCTCCTCGCTGCGGGGGTCGCAGCGGCGGTGCTGTCGCCGCTGATCTGGTTACTGATCAGCGCCGCAGAACTGTCGCTGTCGGATGCGACGGCGCTGTTAGCGTCGGGCACGACGACCGACGTTCTCGTCAACAGCCTCGCACTCGTCGGCGTCGTGACGGGCGCGTCGGTCGCGTTAGGCGTACCACTGGCGGTGTTGACCGTCCAGACGAACCTCCCGTTCAGGCGGGCGTGGACCGTCATCGCGGCGCTCCCGCTCGTCGTTCCCAGTTACATCGGCGCGTTCGCGTACGTCTCGGCGTTCGGGCCCAGCGGCGCGCTTCCGGACCTCCTGACCGACTACGGCCTCGGGGTGGTGGTCCCGTACCTCCCAACCGTCTACGGACTGGGTGGGACGGCGCTCGTGTTGACGCTGTTCACGTACCCGTACGTCTTCTTGACCACGCGAGCGTCGCTGCTGTCGTTCGACACGACCCAGTTAGAGGCGGCGCGGACGCTCAACCACTCGTACCCTGAGGCGTTCCGCCGGGTCATCCTCCCACAGATTGCGCCGGGCGTCACCGCGGGGGCGCTGTTGGTGGCGCTGTACACCCTTTCTGACTTCGGGACGCCCGCGATTATGCGCTTCGACGTATTCACGCGCGTCATCTACGTCGAACTCAACTCCTTCGGCGTCGGCCGGGCGAACGCGACGCTGCTGTCGATCCAACTGCTGGCGGTGACGGCGGTCATCCTCGCGCTGGAGTCGCGCGTCAGCGGCGACGCCGCCGCGGGCTACGGGACGCCCTCGTCGGCGCGAGCGGTCGTCTCGCTGGGGCCGTTCCGGTGGCTCGCGACGCTCGTGCCTGCAGTCGTGAGCCTGTTCACGCTCGTGCTGCCGGTGGGTATCCTCACGATGTGGCTCGTGCGCTCTGGCCCGGGGTACAGCGGTGGCGGCCTCGCCTTCCGCCCCGACTTCGCCGTGAACTCGGTGTACGTCGCCGCCCTCGCAGCGGGAATCACCGTCTTATTCGCGCTCCCGGTCGCGTACTACGCGGGGCGGTCGAACTCGGTGTTGGCGAAAGCGACCGAACGGGCGACGTACCTCGGCTACGCGATGCCGGGGGTCGTCCTCGGACTCGCGCTGGTGTTCTTCTCCTCGCGGTGGCTGTTGGAGACGTTCGGT of the Halobaculum limi genome contains:
- a CDS encoding alpha-1 4-glucan-protein synthase, yielding MSTRQDTCVVIPTIREYECLRAYVENARNHGFDTDRLFFVLVTEDFCDTDAMEAMLDEEDVDGVVFDGSAREAWFADHDAAEFDHIVPAASHAQTSFGLLYMWAHDRFEYGVFIDDDTLPHDDEDFFGTHMDNLNYEGAVESVSSDESWVNVLYQSDTDLYPRGYPYAAMEETVETDTEHVDDVVASQGLWTNVPDLDAVRILMDGDLQGQAQTLTESSHFKRDFVAEEGQYLTVCSMNLAFRREIIPAFYQLPMDDNEWDVGRFDDIWSGLFLKRAADVLDKQVYNGGPLCEHNKAPRSTFDDLANEVAGLELNEHVWEVLDEVAHDADSFEAAFAEMADALAEGDFEEWNNGAFLNHCGEYMRDWLTCLDRVEGAGTRAKAAESAEVPADD
- a CDS encoding PQQ-binding-like beta-propeller repeat protein, coding for MPSRRRYLATLGAGAVAGFAGCSDVVGRPAASDPPAPETPPLDAERQIYGSDGRWSSFGCNASNTRSVHGIHAGEAPVDGVSEDWRVSVPGLQRRAPVVADGTVYLPGRDAVRAYDAADGSELWRAEGVRDHPVVRGDTAFVADSLDRAVRALDADTGEERWSVSVDAPPVGPTQYPGQPLVVGAGETVHALDPASGDEVWSRQVFGSVLASPPVWRGHTVAVATEAGEVSLLRLSDGQGVWRYRLPARPTCPPSADSDSVYVTCLDGATYALGDDGNPASDPYWSVDTGWTRLGLGVDSGLVFAGSTQGLHALDAESGDKRWTHDIGDWEVTAPAIGRDTLFVGGDRLWALDPTEGGGDAGPPVRFERSFDGRVGPGPVLDDGTLYVVAETGAESTHLVALS
- a CDS encoding ABC transporter permease, giving the protein MAPGEGFGRVRGIVGSDDDEPGVAVVLLAAGVAAAVLSPLIWLLISAAELSLSDATALLASGTTTDVLVNSLALVGVVTGASVALGVPLAVLTVQTNLPFRRAWTVIAALPLVVPSYIGAFAYVSAFGPSGALPDLLTDYGLGVVVPYLPTVYGLGGTALVLTLFTYPYVFLTTRASLLSFDTTQLEAARTLNHSYPEAFRRVILPQIAPGVTAGALLVALYTLSDFGTPAIMRFDVFTRVIYVELNSFGVGRANATLLSIQLLAVTAVILALESRVSGDAAAGYGTPSSARAVVSLGPFRWLATLVPAVVSLFTLVLPVGILTMWLVRSGPGYSGGGLAFRPDFAVNSVYVAALAAGITVLFALPVAYYAGRSNSVLAKATERATYLGYAMPGVVLGLALVFFSSRWLLETFGASAAQVVYQSLPLLVFAYVVRFLPQAVGATRSSVLGVDQDLVGAARLLGESPSGAFRRVTLPLISPGLVAGAALVFLTTMKELDTTLILHPTGFTTIVTYIWRVQEAGYYGRAALPALVLVAVSGLSMVPLLKGSDDD
- a CDS encoding extracellular solute-binding protein — encoded protein: MTDERRTYRRRKVLASLGVAGAAGLAGCNGVLGGGEETSSGGGGGGGGTGSDSGEDAIGAAFEEFRGSGPLAQGRSDVGGTRIEDLPNLSGSLTIYLGGGEGGLYRDLLAKFGQIYPDFEYQVREAGTADAANTIISEGAATPADVFWSVDAGSLAAVANEGLTAGLPAEVIDPVPEEFHPDDQWVGVAGRARAIPYNTAELSEDDVPDSVMDFPESQALANAVGWAPTYGAFQSFVTAMRLIEGEDDTRAWLQGMLDAGVTEFSNEFLVSNAVADGALNAGFANHYYALRVQAARPNAPLDLAFTSGDAGALINAAGAQVLSASQNQELAFTFLRHLLSAEAQEFFATRTYAYPMVEDIAPVGGLPPVGELNPPSIDLNELSNIQPTLELMREVGVL